Genomic segment of Oncorhynchus tshawytscha isolate Ot180627B linkage group LG13, Otsh_v2.0, whole genome shotgun sequence:
tatatacacatatacatatatatatatatacatatatatatatacatatatatatatacatatacatatatatatatacacatacatatatatatatacatatatatatatacacatacatatatatatatatatatatacacatacatatatatatatatacacatacatatatatatatacacatacacatatatatatatacacatacatatatatatatatacacatacatatatatatatatatatatatatatatatatatatatatatatatatatatatatatatatatatacatatatatatatatatatacacatacatatatatatatatacacatacatatatatatatatacacatacatatatatatatatatacacatacatatatatatatatacacatacatatatatatatatacacatacatatatatatatatatatatatatacatatacatatatatatatacacatacatatatatatatacacatacatatatatatatatacacatacatatatatatatatatacatacatatatatatatacacatacatatatatatatatacacatacatatatatatatatatatatatatatatatatacacatacatatatatatatatacacatacatatatatatatatacacatacatatatatatatatacacatacatatatatatatatatacatacacacacacacacacacacacacatgtcggTGTGCTGCCGAcatctgaaatatatatatatacaggcctGGATGTCGGTGTGCTACCGAcatctgaaatatatatatacaggcttGGAAGTCTACAGAGACTATGCTTGTTTAGTTTGGAGGTCAACTGTTGGTTGTGTGGCTTCAATTTGAGGTCACCTTTTCTTTCATTTCGATGCAAACTGTCTAGGTACTATCTGGTTGGTAGATAATGTCTGTATGGCCATGAGATGTGGATGGTGGTTATTTCTTCTTCACCTGTCATTAGTATTGCTACGTGGACATTATGGTAGACAGGCTGACTACTTGCTTGTTGGTGACTTGACAGTGTCTGTTATTGATGGTTGTTATTTCCTGTCCTTGTTGGGAGAGTTGACAGTGTGTTATTTCTTGTCCTTCGTCAGGACAGGGAAGAGGACCCAGATGGGTCTGGTGATGGACGGCGTGAACTCTGCCATCCGTTACTACAAGAATAACTTCTCTGACGGATTCAGACAGGTATGTCTGGGTTTTTCCCCCTCGATTTTAAAAGGCCTAGAAAAATGATACATTTTGACCTACATAAGGTAGGAATAATGTATTACTGTCAGATATCTGCTGTGTAGTTGGACCAATTTCCTGCTTAAGACCAATATTGTTTTCCTCCAAAATCATAAATTTAGAAAAACATCATCGTTCATCCATGTGTTTTAGCGAGACGTGGAGTTATTTCGCTGTGTTTTTGTTGTCACCTTTTTATTGCTTAAATAAGGGGACTCTGTGTGTTGTCTCCAGGATTCCATTGATTTGTTCCTTGGAAACTATGCTGTGTATGAAACAGACGGCTCAACTCCACTTCGCATCCAAAAGGACTGGAAGTTCCTCACGGTCAGTTGCCTCTTTCCAACTCACAGTAGTAATGGGGATGTATCATGGTcagaagtgaggagagaggggcctTTTTGggatgtcctggcaccactcagAATGTCCAGACTGAGCGTCATGTTTTGTGATTCACTTTACATGACGTCGTCTCTGGTCCtccatttatttgtattattttttaaatattgagtTCTGCTTTCCACCCCAAACTATGAGTAATGTATTTTTGTTGTCTTTTGTCTTGCAGCTGCCCATCATCATGGTGGTAGCATTCTCCATGTGTATCATCTGCCTCCTCATGGCTGGTAAGAAAACTCCATCTGACCACTTGTCTAAAGGAACATTCTAGACTTTCAACTTTTAGCTCTGTTAACCTCAGGACACAGGGGGCATGCTAGTTCAGTTTGTGTCCTTAACAATTTGTAGTGATCTCCGGTcacacaaatgtatttatttatagtcTCTGACgagtttcccccctctctctctctccatctttgtaTCCTTGATATTTGTCTTTCTCTGACGAGTGGTGTCCCTCTCTTTCCCAGGTGACACGTGGACTGAGACCCTGGCCTATGTGTTGTTCTGGGGCACTGCTGCCGCCGTCACCGCTGCTGTCATCGTCTTCAACGGCCGTGACTTTGTGGACGCCCCCAAACTGGTGCAGAAAGAGAAGATGgactgaacgtgtgtgtgtggaaaacagCTCGGCCCAGCGGACTCCTAATACCTCTTCATCCAACTCTTCTTCCTTCTGGCTGCTTGAGGCTCGGACACTGTACTGACCCGCTCTCCACACTATCCTCctaggatgcgtcccaaatggcaccctattccctaaatagtgcactgtaatagggtaccatttgggacataatCCTATGGTTTCTATAGGGGTTTCTCCTCTGACCCAGAACTCCTGTTTATCAGGCAGCATACCTACTGAAGCCGCTCTGAACTCTACAGTCTCCCATCAGTCTGTCCTCCTTCACTTCCTTCCTATCCCACATTCCTTAGATCATGGTGTGTACTGACCTTTTTTTATGATGTTTAATTTCTCTGTTGGACAAGGCTGGTGTACAGTCGGTCAACCTAGGTGATGGTTTAACCACTTTGAAGGCACCACACGGTAATGGCTATTACAGAGGTCTCTCCAGAAAACGTTTTGATGGCACTTTAGTGAATTGCAGCGTAATTCTTCATTTTTCATGAAAGCAACTTTTTAATAACAAGACGATATTCAATATTCTTGTTATACATTAATGAATGGTTTCTTTGGTTTAACTTTTCAGTTTACTGTAATTCAAATGCAATGTATTTTTAAACTACAAAGAAACGATTAGCACTATAACATGCACTATAATGACTGGGGGTACTTTGTTTGGAAAGATGACATGTTTTGGTTGTTCTCTTGAATGTAATACGCCTTTGCTATACTACTAGTTTAaagaacacgtgtgtgtgtgtgtgtgtgtgtgtctaaactaGCTAGTTTTCCTAGAGACGAATGATGTGGGGTCGGGGAGAATGTATTCCTACTATGAATCATGCAAAATATTTATGAATTCTATTTTTAAGTAAAAGGATTCTTGCTTAGCTTACCATCTTATTTTTGTTGCATTCTGGGTGAACATGAAATAAGTTGCACATGGTATGTGATCTGAGCGGTGGGAGATGTTGTTCGTTCATTGTTGGTAATTAGAGTAGTCACTATACCATAGTTCTGTCATAACCTTGACTTGTCATTATTTTCTAGTTTACTTCTCACTATATTTAGGGATTGTTATGCTCCAGATAaagaatttaatttaaatttacaTTTAATTGAATTTAAAACCACACTTTAGACCTGCCTTACAAGCTTGGCCCCCTCCATGATTTGAGGGAGTGGACAACCATTCCTTGTTATCGTGAATATGATTTCTCGTCTTAATGGATTTCAGGATTTTCCTCTCTTCAATAGATCTGTTTTGTGGACAGTTTGTTGCAATGCCTTTGTCTACTTTCCTGTTCGGATTATTTCCATCTTGCATATGCAGTGTTGAGCACTTATTCTACATACAGAAGTAGAGGTCACAGGGTGTAAAATATTTTACAACATCAGTACAAGTCCATTGTTCCTTTTAGAATACAATCTGCCAGTGATTTACTACAACGTTTTAAATATAACTTAGAATGTATtagttaatatactagaactAATATTTCTTCTAGCTAGGCAGTGGTAACTACTAAGGAGGGAGGACCAACTCAAGCTTGTCTACTGTTGTGTTTCCATGAACATATCCTTGaaattatatatgtgtgtgtgtgtgtgtgtatactgtatattttacaatgagattgtatgctgagcacttatttgCAGAGTCTATACTAAATGTAAAGATCACGCAGTGATGTATTTCTTTTTTATCTGGATGAGAATTTAATGATCTTTTGTGAGTCAACAACCACATTTTAAATGTGTATGATTTGCATGGTGAATATTTGTGCTTATATGGGGATTGGAAAGAATCTTGGGCTTATGTTTTGAATATTTATCTTAGACACTGGAGGTTGGTAGCACCTTTTTTAATTCGGGAGGACGGGCTTGTTGTAATGGTACTTGATGCCGTTCCAAACCATTATGATGAGCCTACCtcccccctcagcagcctccattgtTCTCAGAATATTAATGCATTTTGGAATATGGTGGTTTTTGTGAATGCATTAATAGTGAATGATTTTCTTTTCCCTCGTCACCATTCCTTTGTTGGTATTCAAAACCCTGAACGTTCCCATATGACCTTAATACATGtaactgggctgtgatgttgcctggtcccagatgtgtttgtgTCATTGTGCCATTCCTTGTCATGACAAAGCAATGAGTGACATggagttggcatgatagcacaaaGAGACTGGAACCCAGGATAGCCTCGAAGACCCTGGCCAGTATATCAACTGACTGAGGTTAGTTGTAGActtacaaaatgtttttttttttttttttaagtggtgGGCTGTTTACTATGAAACTCGATCTTGATTGGTTTACCAGAAAGGCCATGTTCCCAGTAGGTGCGCTAAAAGATCAGACATGACTATTGAATAAAAATATCCAAGTACTGCCACTGGCAAGGACATGTTACTGAGTGGTTCAGGGGTATGACAGGATCAGTAGCTTGCTACAGTAATTTGATGGTAAAATTTGACATGATTATACTTATATCCAATCAGATGGAATAAAGCAAACACTATAGTGAACGATGTAAGATCTAACTGCTATTTCATCATGAATATACTCGAATAGGCCATCCTACCTGTCCCTATCCCTAGCCCAATACTGGACTACATGAGCTTAACATTACTCCTTAGGCTTAGTTCAAGcaccttacatgttctgtttaaagGGCGAATTGGCTATGGTGCCAAATACTCCCTCTAAACCTGACTCGATTCACAATTGCGGTACGGTTCTAGAAACAAATCCCTtgactttcatatcacatcaaaataatttcaacAAATGCAAAATACACACGTACTATAGACTGTTTTTAACCGGTTGTAACACAGTTGCAGTTACAAGTTTGTGGCGTCTgtcttccgtttacacacaggtgttcagagacGCAAATAGCTAATTAGCTCAGGTAGTCCACTGTCTTCCATCTGTAACACGGCCAGTAAGAACCCTAATCGTGTAAAGGTATCAATTCAACCTTTAGTTTTTTGACAATtatttctcgctgatatgaaagataaggtccttaATTAAGCTTCCAAAATCATATTGCATGCGATCcatgttaatgttcagaccgGGCGTCGCGGTTGTTAACAAACCCACACACAACTCCTTTGCCCAATAAACCTTGTACTTGAACTGAGTCACGATTTAAGGGCAAAATTTCCCCCAATGTCCTAGAACTAGGTAATGACCTTGCTGTAAATTAAACTGTCAACTGACACATTATTCCCTACTTATTTGATTCCACGTAAGAGGTTTATGGATGAGAGATGAGTTTTGCGCATGCGCAGAAACGTAATTTCTCCGTCGCTTCCGACGCGCACAGAGAGGTTTGTTGTCATTTAAAGGGTTCACAGCTCACTTGTATGCAAAGAAAAGCttctttttttcttatttttgttttttacaaattCAGGTCCAAAACATGAGCACACTATGGATGGGAAATGTGAGTATCGAACCATTTCACtcgatatatttttttttatactttCTGCTTATTTGCCAGCATACTGACGttatttggttagctagctaacgttaggcggCTACACGCAGAACGTTAGGCGGCTACGTACAGAACGTTAGGCGGCTACGTACAGAACGTTAGGCGGCTACGTACAGAACGTTAGGCGGCTACGTACAGAACGTTAGGCGGCTACGTACAGAACGTTAGGCGGCTACATACAGAACGTTAGGCGGCTACGTACAGAACGTTAGGCGGCTACATACAGAACGTTAGGCGGCTACATACAGAACGTTAGGCGGCGACATACAGAACGTTAAGCGGCGACATACAGAACGTTAGGCGGCTACATACAGAACGTTAGGCGGCTACATACAGAACGTTAGGCGGCTACATACAGAACGTTAGGCGGCTACATACAGAACGTTAGGCGGCGACATACAGAACGTTAGGCGGCGACATACAGAACGTTAGGCGGCTACATACAGAACGTTAGGCGGCTACGTACAGAACGTTAGGCGGCTACATACAGAACGTTAGGCGGCTACGTACAGAACGTTAGGGCGGCTACACGCAGAACGTTAGGCGGCTACACGCAGAACGTTAGGCGGCTACACACAGAACGTTAGGCGGCTACATACAGAACGTTAGGCGGCTACGTACAGAACGTTAGGCGGCTACGTACAGAACGTTAGGCGGCTACGTACAGAACGTTAGGCGGCTACGTACAGAACGTTAGGCGGCTACGTACAGAACGTTAGGCGGCTACATACAGAACGTTAGGCGGCTACATACAGAACGTTAGGCGGCTACATACAGAACGTTAGGCGGCTACATGCAGAACGTTAGGCGGCTACGTACAGAACGTTAGGCGGCTACGTACAGAACGTTAGGCGGCTACATGCAGAACGTTAGGCGGCTACACGCAGAACGTTAGGCGGCTACACACAGAACGTTAGGCGGCTACGTACAGAACGTTAGGCGGCTACGTACAGAACGTTAGGCGGCTACGTACAGAACGTTAGGCGGCTACATACAGAACGTTAGGCGGCTACGTACAGAACGTTAGGCGGCTACGTGCAGAACGTTAGGCGGCTACATACAGAACGTTAGGCGGCTACATACAGAACGTTAGGCGGCTACATGCTACGTACAGAACGTTAGGCGGCTACGTACAGAACGTTAGGCGGCTACGTACAGAACGTTAGGCGGCTACGTACAGAACGTTAGGCGGCTACGTGCAGAACGTTAGGCGGCTACGTGCAGAACGTTAGGCGGCTACGTGCAGAACGTTAGGCGGCTACGTGCAGAACGTTAGGCGGCTACGCGCAGAACGTTAGGCGGCTACGCGCAGAACGTTAGGCGGCTACACGCAGAACGTTAGGCGGCTACACGCAGAACGTTAGGCGGCTACACGCAGAACGTTAGGCGGCTACACGCAGAACGTTAGGCGGCTACGTACAGAACGTTAGGCGGCTACGTACAGAACGTTAGGCGGCTACGTACAGAACGTTAGGCGGCTACGTACAGAACGTTAGGCGGCTACGTACAGAACGTTAGGCGGCTACACGCAGAACGTTAGGCGGCTACGTACAGAACGTTAGGCGGCTACGTACAGAACGTTAGCTAACAGACTTGGTTTATTAGTGCTAACTTGATGCAGATGGTACTGCATTTTGACACCTAATTAAGTAGCTAAACGCAGTCTTTATAATAGTTGCAGGTGACGTGTGGTAGTTAACTTATATCTACGTTAACATGTTATGATAACGTTTTACTGTGTTTGTTTTGGTAGTTGGAGCCCTACATGGACGAGAAGTTCATAACCCGAGCCTTCGGCACCATGGGAGAGTTGGTGGTGAGTGTACGGATTATACGCAACAAGATGACTGGGTGAGTGGTTTTCCGCCTAACGTTAGTGCGTTTGACCTGAAAGTGTAGATCTGGTAACGTTAGGCCGTTTGACCTGAAAGTGTAGATCCGGTAACGTTAGTGCGTTTGACCTGAAAGTGTAGATCTGGAAACGTTAGGCCGTTTGACCTGAAAGTGTAGATCCGGTAACGTTAGTGCGTTTGACCTGAAAGTGTAGATCTGGTAACGTTAGGCCGTTTGACCTGAAAGTGTAGATCCGGTAACGTTAGGCCGTTTGACCTGAAAGTGTAGATCCGGTAACGTTAGTGCGTTTGACCTGAAAGTGTAGATCTGGTAACGTTAGTGCGTTTGACCTGAAAGTGTAGATCCGGTAATGTTAGTGCGTTTGACCTGAAAGTGTAGATCCGGTAATGTTAGTGCGTTTGACCTGAAAGTGTAGATCCGGTAATGTTAGTGCGTTTGACCTGAAAGTGTAGATCCGGTAATGTTAGTGCGTTTGACCTGAAAGTGTAGATCCGGTAATGTTAGCTAACAGACTTGTTTAAAGTGCTAGATGCAGTAATGTTAGTGCATTTTGACCTGAAAGTGTAGATCTGCTAAACGCAGTCTTTGACCTGAAAGTGTAGATCTGGTAACGTTGTGGTAGTTGACCTGAAAGTTAGATCCGGTAACGTTTTACTGTGTTTGTTTTGAAAGTGTAGATCCATGGAATGTTAGTTGCGTTTGACCTGCAAAGTGAGATCTGGTAACGTTAGTGCGTTTGACCTGACAAAGTGTAGTGGTTTTCCGGTAATGTTAGTGCGTTTGACCTGAAAGTGTAGATCTGGTAACGTTAGTGCGTTTGACCTGAAAGTGTAGATCTGGTAACGTTAGGCCGTTTGACCTGAAAGTGTAGATCCGGTAACGTTAGGCCGTTTGACCTGAAAGTGTAGATCCGGTAACGTTAGCTACAATAAATAGCCACACATCTGTTGACATGACAAGGCATAATTAGCCAGGACTAACCTATTTAAACATTTTCACTGATATAGTCGATAGCACGTTTTGGGCTAATTCAGTAATAGTAATTTTTTCCTGATAAAGTAGAttcctgttgaaaaatgtttaaaGTACAGTTTATATTGCTAAATATATATTGAAAATTATCATTTAGTTGCTTCCTGTTGTCATGGCTTTTTGATATATGGCGGAGTGTCAAAACACCGGTTTAGCTGTACAAATTTATATTCAGTATGCTGAAATAAATTGTGATATTTTGAAGACCAATACATAAATTCCTCCCTACAGACGTCACACTTTTGTTCAGATTACTTGTATTTTGCTAAACTAGTACCTTCTAAACTGCACACCCACCAGTATTTACGAAGTGGTCACTCAAGACCGGAATCAATTAGCTTGTTCTACTGTAATCAATAGCGCCTACAAATGATTCACTCACAACGATATTATCTTACAGTCAATGGAACCGGGACAATAACAGCAGCATCATGTACTGTTTGTGCTCttctagcagttaagagcattggcCCAGTAACCGGAAAGGTatctggttcaaatcccagagccgactaggtTAAAAAATctttgtgcccttgagcaaggcacttaaccctgatTTATTGTCGGCTGTAAGACGTTCTGGATaggagcttctgctaaatgacctaAAGGTAATGTACTTGGGTATACTACATCTATCTGTTAATAGATGACGACCTGTAATACTACATCTATCTGTTTATAGATGACGACCTGTAATACTACATCTATCTGTTTATAGATGACGACCTGTAATACTACATCTATCTGTTTATAGATGACGACCTGTAATACTACATCTATCTGTTTATAGATGACGACCTGTAATACTACATCTATCTGTTAATAGATGACGACATGTAATAGCCATTTATCAAGGTCTATATCCTGGAAGATTCTTTTTGGTAGTTGGCCAATACGGAGAAGGAAACGCCAACATTTGTTTTGACTGGATAATTTAAACGAATAACCACCTCACATCGGTTTCTAAATAGAGGCAGGGGTTGGGTTTCTTTGACATGATAGTTTAACTCTCAAATCCATTAATTCATGTGAGACCAGAGACTTTTTTTTTATAGGAgcagccccccaccccccctaaAAATGTCTAAAGCATCACTTACACTTCCCATAAGTGCTCCGTTGCGATTGAAGACTCCCGTTGCGATACTAGCGTGGCATACTTCTTcagactggtctgtctgtcaaaGAACAGGAAGTTACCAAACTACAGAAGTAGATGAGAAGATGTGGTTTTTGACAATGGGTTTGCTAGTAATTTGTAAACAATGACTCATTCCTTTTAAGTGAGTACCATTCCTGTTTTACTTTGTGATGGTAATGACATTTGTGTGTAACTGAGTGTTTATGGGTAATATGAACAAGGCTTAAGTTCCACTACAGACTGGATTGAGTAtggggggggaaaaaaaaaaaaaaaaaaacactgatcAAAATAAACAGATCAATATCTTTGCTTTAGTACCAATCGATTTTGTGAGATTGTGATCACTATGAACTTTTATGCTAACATCACCGATCTGAGGTAAAAAGGATTCGTATATCCTGTAATTATTGTGTCGTGAAAACGTTAGTCTGTGTGATGTAGTTACATGTTCTGTCCGCCGTAGGGAAATTAGCGTACTTATAACGTAATTTAAattaacacactcacacatttttacaacaattacaTCTAATTCTTCTTACTttaagagtttaaaaaaaaaaaaatgctcctAACCATAATTTAACCAGGCACTCTAGACTAGAGCATCCATCGGGTCTCTGCAGCAGGCCGAAGGTTTGACCTCCCTACAAGGAGTGGTATGATGGCACAAACccgactggtacccaggctatagCTACACAAACccgactggtacccaggctatagCTACACCCAATACACAGCTAAAAGAAGCCATCCTTTTGAATGCAACATTGGACCGTTATGCCTTCTCTGTGTTGCTCTTCAGTAGGGGTGCAGCAGGCTACTGCTTCGTGGAGCTGACGGATGAAGCCACAGCTGAGAGGTGTCTTCGTAAAGTCAATGGAAAAGCACTACCAGGAGCCACACCGGTAAATATACCATTTAACAAGGCTACTTGGATGTTATGGATTCTAGGAAGCATgccgaatggcaccctatcccctatatagttcactacttttgaccagagccctatggcaccctatcccctatatagttcactacttttgaccagagccctatggcaccctatcccctatatagttcactacttttgaccagagcccaatgggatGCAGACCTAAATTGTAGCCGTTTATAAATGCTCCCTTTTGGTGACTTGAGCCAAACAGAAGATCTCTGTGACATTAGTTTATATTATTAGTTTGTATAGGTGAATGCATATTGTCATCATATTGTAAATTATCATTTTTAAAGGAAGCCTTTTTGTACTTAACAGCCTCGAAGATTCAAGTTAAACCGGGCCACTTTTGGGAAGCAAGGAGAAAGCGGGTATATCAACAAGCTCGATTGTAAGTCAAACTGTATGTCATGAGATGCCTTATAGAAGCATTGTAAATGAATGGCCGAactcttcccccccctcccccctttctctctgctaCAGTCCACTCTATTCCCTGTTTGTTGGGGATCTCACACCTGAAGTGGATGATGGGATGCTCTACGAGTTCTTTTACAACCGCTACCCATCCTGTCGTGGGGGGAAGGTGGTGCTGGATGGCACGGGGAACTCCAAGTGAGTCCAGCAGGATGTTATAATCACTATGCTGGGTTTCCATACATCCggatttatgtgttttttttatttttttttaatgtctaAACTTCTTCCACTAGAAGTACCAAAACAAAAGTCTTCACAGCTGAAGCTCTCTAGTTATTTACTTACTTTTTTTGAATGTTTCTCTTGTTTCCAGGGGTTGTGGGTTTGTCCAGTTCCCAGACCAGAGGCTTCAGAAGCTGGCGCTGGAGGAGTGTCAGGGAGCGGTGGGGCTCGGGAGCAAGCCCCTACGACTGAGCCTAGCTGCTAACAAGTGAGTTATACTTCAGTTCTTACTGTGTTAAAATCCTATAAGTTGTCTCCAGACATGGTTTATATTCCGTAGCGTAGTAAGAACTTGCCTTCTTCATTTGTAAAACCAGGGTTGTAGCATAACCCATTAGTTTTCCAAACCACCTTTACATGACCATAAGACACCTTCTCGtcaaaacatctcattccaaaatcatgagtattaatatggagtcggtcccttctttgctgctataacagcctccactcttctgggaaaggctttctactagatgttggaacattgctgcggggacttgcttccattcagccacaagagcattagtaaggtcaGGCACGGATGttggggcgattaggcctggctcgcagtcggcgttccaattacaTCTCAAAAGGtgctcgatggggttgaggtcagggctctgtgcagaccaatcaagttcttccacactgatctcgagaaaccatttctgtatggacctcactttgtgcactgggtcattgtcatgctgaaacaggaaagggtcttccctaaactgttgccacaaagttcgaagcacagaatcatcatctagaactccagccgacgcttggcatttgcacatggtaatcttaggtttgtgtatggctgctctgccatggaaacccattttcatgaagttcccaacaaacagttattgtgctgaagttgatccaaaggcagtttggaacttgggaGTGAGTTTTGCAACACTTCGAtgctgagcctttgttgctcctagacatttccacttcacaataacagcccttacagttgaccggggcagctctagcagggcagaaatctaacaaactgacttgttggaaaggtggcatcctatgatggtgccacgttgaaagtcactgagctcttcagtaaggtcattttACTACCAATGTTCGTCTATGGagattttacacacctgtcagcaacgggtgtgactgaaatagctttatccactaatttgaaggggtgtccacatacttgtgtatatagtgtatttttattttaccttttatttaactaggcaagtcagttaagaacaaatccttattttcagtgatggcctaggaacagtgggttaactgcctgttcaggggcagaacgacagatttgtaccttgtcagcttgggggtttgaacttgcaaccttccggttactaggtccaacactctaaccactaggctaccctgccgcctctacactctaaccactaggctaccctgccgcctctacactctaaccactaggcgaccctgCCGCTAAGTTGTCTGTATATCCAACGTATTGTTTGTCTATTCCCCTCGTCAGTCTTTTGCAAAGCTCTCAAGAAGACCTGAGTAGAATATCTTATTTTTTAAACTCAAAGATGTGGGTTTAATCATTGTCCAATTCCTTCGGGTTACCCataatgtgctctctctctctcaattcaatttaagggctttattgtcatgggaaacatatgttaacattgccaaagcaagtgaagtagataataaacaataaaaattaacagtaaacattacactcacaaaagtataaagacattacaaatgtcattatgtgcaaatagttaaagtacaaaaaggaaaataaataaccataaatatgggttgtatttacagtggtgtttgttcttcactggttgccctttacttgtggcaacaggtcacaaatcttgctgctgtgtcgctctctacctctcctttttAGAACTCGGCATAATCAATCAGACAACAGGGGATGGGGTTCCCACGGAGGAGGCTACAGACACAACCAGAACCAATACAATCAGCACAATCAACAGCCGTACGGTAGTGGATGGGGCTCTTGGGGCTACGACCAGAATGGGGGCAACTATGGCGGCTACAATTACAACCAGTATGATTACACACAGAATCCTGCACAGGTAAGATTTGCTGCCTGGCATCCCCTTTACTGGTGATGTGTTTACGTAGCTCAATGTCACTTTGTTGTTAGACATgcaacatcaacaccatcatgc
This window contains:
- the LOC112264309 gene encoding tRNA selenocysteine 1-associated protein 1-like isoform X3, giving the protein MSTLWMGNLEPYMDEKFITRAFGTMGELVVSVRIIRNKMTGRGAAGYCFVELTDEATAERCLRKVNGKALPGATPPRRFKLNRATFGKQGESGPLYSLFVGDLTPEVDDGMLYEFFYNRYPSCRGGKVVLDGTGNSKGCGFVQFPDQRLQKLALEECQGAVGLGSKPLRLSLAANKTRHNQSDNRGWGSHGGGYRHNQNQYNQHNQQPYGSGWGSWGYDQNGGNYGGYNYNQYDYTQNPAQENEAFEDDGLEDPNPELDVVEANRKFMEHSEELYDALIQCHWQPLESSEQTFGTTSTLLEPVYC
- the LOC112264309 gene encoding tRNA selenocysteine 1-associated protein 1-like isoform X2 translates to MSFAHAQKRNFSVASDAHREVQNMSTLWMGNLEPYMDEKFITRAFGTMGELVVSVRIIRNKMTGGAAGYCFVELTDEATAERCLRKVNGKALPGATPPRRFKLNRATFGKQGESGPLYSLFVGDLTPEVDDGMLYEFFYNRYPSCRGGKVVLDGTGNSKGCGFVQFPDQRLQKLALEECQGAVGLGSKPLRLSLAANKTRHNQSDNRGWGSHGGGYRHNQNQYNQHNQQPYGSGWGSWGYDQNGGNYGGYNYNQYDYTQNPAQENEAFEDDGLEDPNPELDVVEANRKFMEHSEELYDALIQCHWQPLESSEQTFGTTSTLLEPVYC
- the LOC112264309 gene encoding tRNA selenocysteine 1-associated protein 1-like isoform X1, with product MSFAHAQKRNFSVASDAHREVQNMSTLWMGNLEPYMDEKFITRAFGTMGELVVSVRIIRNKMTGRGAAGYCFVELTDEATAERCLRKVNGKALPGATPPRRFKLNRATFGKQGESGPLYSLFVGDLTPEVDDGMLYEFFYNRYPSCRGGKVVLDGTGNSKGCGFVQFPDQRLQKLALEECQGAVGLGSKPLRLSLAANKTRHNQSDNRGWGSHGGGYRHNQNQYNQHNQQPYGSGWGSWGYDQNGGNYGGYNYNQYDYTQNPAQENEAFEDDGLEDPNPELDVVEANRKFMEHSEELYDALIQCHWQPLESSEQTFGTTSTLLEPVYC